A genome region from Baekduia alba includes the following:
- a CDS encoding ATP-binding protein produces MGRTAELAVFEGLFVDDPPVSVVHVHGPGGIGKSALLRQVGRLGVAAGWSPWRIDGRELPPAPGALEAILVAAQAEERPVLLLDTYEQISALDGALRERLLPALPARAIVVLAGRERPAPEWFQDGWEHLTRALALAPLTVAEGLQFVAAHGIDDAATASALVQWSSGSPLALSLASAIAQREGRWPDDHLGSDPQLVDLLVSRLVLARPDSPDRHDDVTAVAAIARVTTASLLAEVLPGIPPNEAQAWLRAQSIAEPVGDGVAMHDLVRKALRAQLRAQRPERERELRRRIADHLHHHAVADDPRLVIDLAELIEDPALRWGFGADAARVLRPDELRPGELEAPPEHMLARASGEWWAATRALAAAAPEHFVVARDHHDALCGLAIAGTPAGASPALLADPYVGRWIKHAAQHVPKGNALIWRDALDLTADEQGDLASRVLAVINTGTILRSGLPNPRCFYIPISPVNTASVAFMEQAGGRRIDGLDVQVGEHVHECYVIDHGPGGVLGGLRATIYTELGLPRPDDRPNQIVSLVAPAIGEDDIRQALRDLDRPTELAASPLTVIAGRGGDAVRALLLRAMTESFGAGPDETLLREVAFAAYANRTAAHEDVAFTLHVSRATYFRRLRQATERICDYVLAAATAQSRAA; encoded by the coding sequence GTGGGTCGCACGGCCGAGCTGGCGGTGTTCGAGGGCCTGTTCGTCGACGATCCGCCGGTCAGCGTCGTGCACGTCCACGGCCCCGGCGGCATCGGCAAGAGCGCGCTGCTGCGCCAGGTCGGGCGCCTCGGCGTCGCCGCGGGCTGGTCCCCCTGGCGCATCGACGGGCGCGAGCTCCCGCCGGCGCCCGGCGCGCTGGAAGCGATCCTCGTCGCTGCCCAGGCCGAGGAGCGCCCGGTGCTGCTGCTCGACACCTACGAGCAGATCTCGGCGCTGGACGGGGCGCTGCGTGAGCGGCTGCTGCCGGCGCTGCCGGCACGGGCGATCGTCGTGCTCGCCGGACGTGAGCGCCCGGCGCCGGAGTGGTTCCAGGACGGCTGGGAGCACCTGACGCGCGCGCTGGCGCTCGCGCCGCTCACCGTCGCCGAGGGCCTGCAGTTCGTCGCGGCCCACGGGATCGACGACGCCGCGACCGCCTCCGCGCTCGTGCAGTGGTCGAGCGGCTCGCCGCTGGCGCTCAGCCTCGCCTCCGCGATCGCCCAACGCGAGGGCCGCTGGCCCGACGACCACCTCGGGTCCGACCCGCAGCTCGTCGACCTGCTCGTCAGCCGCCTCGTCCTGGCCCGGCCGGACTCGCCCGACCGCCACGACGACGTCACCGCGGTCGCCGCCATCGCGCGCGTGACGACCGCCTCACTGCTGGCCGAGGTCCTGCCGGGCATCCCGCCCAACGAGGCCCAGGCGTGGCTGCGGGCGCAGTCGATCGCCGAGCCGGTCGGCGACGGCGTCGCCATGCACGACCTGGTCCGCAAGGCGCTCCGGGCACAGCTGCGCGCCCAGCGCCCGGAGCGCGAGCGCGAGCTGCGCCGCCGGATCGCCGACCATCTCCACCACCATGCCGTCGCCGACGACCCGCGGCTGGTCATCGACCTCGCCGAGCTGATCGAGGACCCGGCGCTGCGCTGGGGCTTCGGAGCCGACGCGGCGCGCGTGCTGCGTCCCGACGAGCTGCGACCCGGGGAGCTCGAGGCGCCGCCCGAGCACATGCTGGCACGGGCGAGCGGGGAGTGGTGGGCGGCCACCCGCGCGCTGGCCGCCGCGGCACCCGAGCACTTCGTCGTCGCGCGCGACCATCACGATGCCCTCTGCGGGCTGGCGATCGCGGGGACGCCCGCGGGCGCGTCGCCCGCGCTGCTCGCCGACCCTTACGTCGGGCGCTGGATCAAGCACGCGGCCCAGCACGTCCCCAAGGGCAATGCCTTGATCTGGCGCGACGCGCTGGACCTCACCGCCGACGAGCAGGGCGACCTCGCGTCGCGCGTGCTCGCGGTCATCAACACGGGCACGATCCTGCGCTCGGGGCTGCCGAACCCGCGCTGCTTCTACATCCCGATCAGCCCGGTCAACACGGCGTCGGTCGCGTTCATGGAGCAGGCGGGCGGGCGCCGGATCGACGGCCTCGACGTGCAGGTCGGCGAGCACGTCCACGAGTGCTACGTGATCGACCACGGCCCCGGCGGCGTCCTCGGCGGCCTGCGCGCGACGATCTACACCGAGCTCGGCCTGCCGCGTCCCGACGACCGACCCAATCAGATTGTGTCGCTCGTCGCGCCGGCGATCGGCGAGGACGACATACGCCAGGCGCTGCGCGACTTGGACCGGCCGACCGAGCTGGCGGCCAGCCCGCTGACGGTGATCGCCGGGCGCGGCGGCGACGCGGTCCGGGCGCTGCTGCTCCGCGCGATGACCGAGTCCTTCGGCGCCGGCCCGGACGAGACGCTCCTGCGCGAGGTCGCCTTCGCGGCCTACGCCAACCGCACCGCCGCCCACGAAGACGTCGCCTTTACCTTGCACGTCTCGCGCGCGACCTACTTCCGCCGCCTGCGCCAGGCGACCGAGCGCATCTGCGACTACGTGCTTGCGGCGGCGACCGCGCAGTCGCGCGCAGCCTGA
- a CDS encoding PKD domain-containing protein, giving the protein MPAPRRARSTLLALVLTALAALAAVAPGAQAGPLDLDPSFGAGGVIFTGGAQGGRWSAVHGFADGSFLAAGEVANDTLALTKRRADGTPDPAFGTGGLVTFGGGQGSVVARSVIVLPDGRILVAATATAAVPVIVVARISATGALDGTFGTSGIATVTTSGGGVRLGHAAVQSDGKIVLAGTHPGSSDAGILARLTPDGQDDAGFGSGGQSRVLLGGAATRLDDVAIDASDRIVVTGWRAAGGGTKGQLTVARYTGAGTLDTSYGTGGTPSGFTSADLDGAAPATYDVEGRRLRLATDGTATVAATVVAQGVAHHVGVARLSPTGAVVKTTTQDPSPSHITDIEDLVIAPATGALTLAGRMSIASTQQVAIVTYGDDLTAGAVRNIAVSDGGDDEAYAVALGADGHTIVTGRVSEQAGNSGFFARLGAAGSAPVASFTTDYTPTRPGRPLRPGQQVTFDATSSKDPDGTVATYAWDLDGDGTTDHTGPTVSTTYAAGNHGVLLTVTDDTGLKANTGANLAVVANKNPGVAIIEPPAEPQAGKTFTLTALAGDSDGGVVAYAWDLDGNGTYETQTGATPKVTTTSNTAGQHLVGARVIDDEGGAATTTDNLKVGEGPCVENPIVKIEKAVIVTQGTAQSGTGCFHLTTVDKDGIRTQTYTTDGHFRVNGLEVDTKLTSKAVLTWKRKLVEIPKKNTVAPGGTVSAVLSAANVKVVGTYKQTDFAFIDGKIDWDLAGATIAGFKVDANAGIGGLPLKVSGEPKLDANGTSTLDILPGTPPELLGKTPSQPTHAVFGPSATAADLAPFSYTVDEIPLGVITLGPVKITYSGDGNWAIEAKASMAVPVPTSLSGKLELAKGKVKMVDLQFEGAITVGPLLITHVGLTIDFGPKVTANENCVKHVGLEDITPYAGWDALDKLLPGYKDYVLAHDGPNQVLFHQLFMNYKTPTFALCGSIGLSVAKLVEARFGFGFARYPNPLPNVLFFHGEGTLVELIKATIDAEITTEGYVHVGAAVNGGYPNDDPWIGWSLGLDFEYFKQQFNAQAWAKISIIPLDFTAGAELLASNKGIVGCLTFDTVFGDWHPGGGAKWGHGPKLYLFGCDVDDYKVVIKNALSGDLVIGPPIHGMSAKAARTAGVETIPTSGRGNEATLVRYTGRSVAKAHAAQSAGGRGADSIDIPAGLPGTAMGFKGAGGAPHVVLHGPKGETIDTGVGNAPVQTPGVAALKNPTTGITEVVVAKPSAGRWTVEVAPDSVRLVEAIQANGTVPAKITGKVSGTGQNRTLTYNVTGLGKGQHIDFAEVGTAAGSIIGRVTADGSGTLAFHPGQGAAGTRDVQAVVTNVDGYVADRLKLGTYKAPNAPRPAAPKRLTLKRKGAFITLSWPRDARAKTTLFELKSSNGLNIARTVKRPTLRLKAPPAGAKLRITLTGTSKTGVLGKAGHFTRTLPKAKPVKKHKAGKKVVRHR; this is encoded by the coding sequence ATGCCCGCTCCCCGCCGTGCCCGGTCCACGCTCCTCGCGCTCGTCCTCACCGCTCTGGCCGCTCTCGCGGCCGTCGCCCCGGGCGCCCAGGCCGGCCCGCTGGACCTCGATCCCAGCTTCGGCGCCGGTGGCGTGATCTTCACCGGCGGCGCCCAGGGCGGTCGCTGGTCGGCCGTCCACGGCTTCGCCGACGGCAGCTTCCTCGCCGCCGGCGAGGTGGCCAACGACACGCTTGCGCTCACCAAGCGCCGTGCCGACGGGACGCCGGACCCGGCCTTCGGCACCGGCGGCCTCGTCACCTTCGGCGGCGGTCAGGGCTCAGTGGTGGCGCGCAGCGTGATCGTGCTGCCCGACGGCCGGATCCTCGTCGCTGCCACCGCGACGGCCGCCGTGCCTGTGATCGTCGTCGCGCGCATCAGCGCCACGGGCGCCCTCGACGGCACGTTCGGGACCAGCGGCATCGCGACGGTCACCACGTCGGGCGGCGGCGTCCGCCTCGGTCACGCCGCGGTCCAGTCCGACGGCAAGATCGTCCTCGCCGGCACGCACCCGGGCAGCAGTGACGCCGGCATCCTGGCGCGGCTCACGCCGGACGGCCAGGACGACGCCGGCTTCGGTTCGGGCGGCCAGTCGCGCGTCCTGCTCGGCGGCGCCGCCACGCGCCTCGACGACGTCGCCATCGACGCTTCGGACCGCATCGTCGTCACCGGCTGGCGCGCCGCCGGCGGCGGGACCAAGGGCCAGCTGACCGTCGCGCGCTACACCGGCGCGGGCACGCTGGACACCAGCTACGGCACCGGCGGCACGCCCTCCGGCTTCACCTCCGCCGACCTCGACGGCGCCGCCCCGGCGACCTACGACGTCGAAGGACGTCGCCTGCGCCTCGCCACCGACGGCACCGCCACGGTGGCGGCGACCGTCGTCGCCCAGGGCGTCGCCCACCACGTCGGCGTCGCACGTCTGAGCCCGACCGGCGCGGTCGTCAAGACCACGACCCAGGACCCCAGCCCGTCGCACATCACCGACATCGAGGACCTCGTGATCGCGCCCGCCACCGGCGCCCTCACGCTCGCCGGCCGCATGAGCATCGCCTCCACCCAGCAGGTTGCGATCGTCACCTACGGCGACGACCTCACCGCGGGCGCGGTGCGCAACATCGCGGTGTCCGATGGCGGCGACGACGAGGCCTACGCCGTCGCGCTCGGTGCCGACGGCCACACGATCGTCACCGGGCGCGTCTCCGAGCAGGCCGGGAACTCGGGCTTCTTCGCGCGCCTCGGCGCCGCCGGCTCCGCGCCGGTCGCGTCGTTCACCACGGACTACACGCCGACGCGCCCGGGTCGTCCGTTGCGCCCCGGCCAGCAGGTGACCTTCGACGCCACGAGCTCCAAGGACCCCGACGGCACGGTTGCCACCTACGCGTGGGACCTCGACGGCGACGGCACGACTGACCACACCGGCCCGACCGTCAGCACGACCTACGCCGCCGGCAACCACGGGGTCCTGCTCACCGTCACCGACGACACGGGCCTCAAGGCCAATACCGGCGCGAACCTCGCGGTCGTCGCCAACAAGAACCCGGGCGTCGCGATCATCGAGCCGCCGGCCGAGCCGCAGGCGGGCAAGACCTTCACCTTGACCGCGCTCGCCGGCGACTCCGACGGCGGCGTCGTCGCCTACGCCTGGGACCTCGACGGCAACGGCACCTACGAGACGCAGACCGGCGCGACGCCCAAGGTCACCACGACCTCCAACACGGCCGGGCAGCACCTGGTCGGCGCGCGCGTCATCGACGATGAGGGCGGCGCGGCCACCACGACCGACAACCTGAAGGTCGGCGAGGGCCCCTGCGTCGAGAACCCGATCGTCAAGATCGAGAAGGCGGTCATCGTCACCCAGGGCACCGCGCAGTCGGGCACGGGCTGCTTCCACCTGACGACCGTCGACAAGGACGGCATCCGGACCCAGACCTACACGACCGACGGCCACTTCCGGGTCAACGGCCTGGAGGTCGACACCAAGCTGACGTCCAAGGCGGTCCTGACCTGGAAGCGCAAGCTGGTCGAGATCCCCAAGAAGAACACGGTCGCGCCGGGCGGCACCGTCTCGGCCGTGCTGAGCGCCGCCAACGTCAAGGTCGTCGGCACCTACAAGCAGACCGACTTCGCGTTCATCGACGGCAAGATCGACTGGGACCTCGCGGGCGCCACGATCGCGGGCTTCAAGGTCGACGCCAACGCCGGCATCGGCGGCCTGCCGCTGAAGGTCAGCGGCGAGCCCAAGCTCGACGCCAACGGCACCTCGACGCTCGACATCCTCCCGGGCACGCCGCCCGAGCTGCTGGGCAAGACGCCCAGCCAGCCGACCCACGCGGTCTTCGGACCCAGCGCCACCGCGGCCGACCTCGCGCCGTTCAGCTACACGGTCGACGAGATCCCGCTCGGCGTCATCACGCTCGGCCCGGTCAAGATCACCTACAGCGGCGACGGCAACTGGGCGATCGAGGCCAAGGCCAGCATGGCCGTCCCGGTCCCGACGTCGCTCTCAGGCAAGCTCGAGCTCGCCAAGGGCAAGGTCAAAATGGTCGACCTGCAATTCGAGGGCGCGATCACGGTCGGGCCGCTGCTGATCACCCACGTCGGCCTGACGATCGACTTCGGGCCGAAGGTCACCGCGAACGAGAACTGCGTCAAGCACGTCGGCCTCGAGGACATCACGCCCTACGCCGGCTGGGACGCCCTGGACAAGCTCCTGCCCGGCTACAAGGACTACGTGTTGGCCCACGACGGGCCCAACCAGGTCCTGTTCCACCAGCTCTTCATGAACTACAAGACGCCGACGTTCGCGCTCTGCGGGTCGATCGGCCTCAGTGTCGCCAAGCTCGTCGAGGCGCGCTTCGGCTTCGGCTTCGCCCGGTACCCGAACCCGTTGCCCAACGTCCTGTTCTTCCACGGCGAAGGCACGCTGGTCGAGCTCATCAAGGCGACGATCGACGCCGAGATCACGACGGAGGGCTACGTCCACGTCGGCGCCGCGGTCAACGGCGGCTACCCGAACGACGACCCGTGGATCGGCTGGAGCCTCGGGCTGGACTTCGAGTACTTCAAGCAGCAGTTCAACGCCCAGGCCTGGGCAAAGATCTCGATCATCCCGCTCGACTTCACGGCCGGCGCGGAGCTGTTGGCCTCCAACAAGGGCATCGTCGGCTGCCTCACGTTCGACACCGTGTTCGGGGACTGGCACCCGGGCGGCGGCGCGAAGTGGGGCCACGGGCCCAAGTTGTACTTGTTCGGCTGCGACGTCGACGACTACAAGGTGGTCATCAAGAACGCGCTCTCCGGTGACCTGGTCATCGGGCCGCCGATCCACGGCATGAGCGCCAAGGCCGCGCGCACGGCCGGCGTCGAGACGATCCCGACCAGTGGCCGCGGCAACGAGGCGACGCTCGTCCGCTACACGGGTCGCAGCGTGGCGAAGGCCCACGCGGCCCAGAGCGCGGGTGGGCGGGGTGCCGATTCCATCGACATCCCGGCCGGCCTGCCCGGCACCGCGATGGGCTTCAAGGGCGCCGGCGGCGCGCCGCACGTCGTCCTCCACGGCCCCAAGGGCGAGACGATCGACACCGGGGTCGGCAACGCCCCGGTCCAGACGCCGGGCGTCGCCGCGCTCAAGAACCCGACGACGGGCATCACGGAGGTCGTCGTCGCCAAGCCGTCGGCCGGGCGCTGGACGGTCGAGGTCGCCCCGGACTCAGTCCGCCTCGTCGAAGCGATCCAGGCCAACGGCACCGTGCCCGCCAAGATCACCGGCAAGGTCAGCGGTACCGGCCAGAACCGCACGTTGACCTACAACGTGACCGGCCTGGGCAAGGGCCAGCACATCGACTTCGCCGAGGTCGGCACGGCCGCGGGCAGCATCATCGGTCGCGTGACCGCCGACGGCAGCGGCACGCTGGCCTTCCATCCGGGCCAGGGCGCCGCGGGCACCCGCGACGTCCAGGCGGTGGTCACCAACGTCGACGGCTACGTCGCCGACCGGCTCAAGCTCGGCACCTACAAGGCGCCCAACGCGCCGCGGCCCGCCGCGCCCAAGCGCCTGACGCTCAAGCGCAAGGGCGCGTTCATCACGCTGAGCTGGCCGCGCGACGCGCGGGCCAAGACCACGCTGTTCGAGCTCAAGAGCTCCAACGGCCTTAACATCGCCCGGACGGTCAAGCGCCCGACGCTGCGTCTGAAGGCGCCGCCGGCGGGCGCGAAGCTCAGGATCACGCTGACCGGCACCTCGAAGACCGGCGTCCTGGGCAAGGCAGGGCACTTCACCCGGACGCTGCCGAAGGCCAAGCCGGTCAAGAAGCACAAGGCCGGGAAGAAGGTGGTCAGGCACCGCTGA